A window of the Bacillus sp. E(2018) genome harbors these coding sequences:
- the gap gene encoding type I glyceraldehyde-3-phosphate dehydrogenase, which produces MATKIGINGFGRIGRNVFRAAFNNPEVEVVAVNDLTDADTLAFLLKHDTVHGKFAGSVEVKENALIVDGKEIKVLAERDPAQLGWGDLGVEVVVESTGRFTKRADAAKHLEAGAKKVIISAPASDEDITVVLGVNEDKYDAASHDVISNASCTTNCLAPFAKVLHEKFGVKRGMMTTVHSYTNDQQILDLPHKDLRRARAAAENIIPTSTGAAKAVSLVLPELKGKLNGMAMRVPTPNVSLVDLVVELDKEVTVDEVNAALKAEAEGNLKGILGYSEEPLVSTDYNGDTHSSTIDALSTMVMEGNMVKVVSWYDNETGYSSRVVDLIDYIAKKGL; this is translated from the coding sequence ATGGCAACAAAAATTGGTATTAATGGTTTCGGTCGTATTGGCCGTAATGTATTCCGCGCAGCATTCAACAACCCTGAGGTAGAAGTTGTAGCTGTAAACGACTTAACAGACGCTGACACTCTTGCTTTCCTATTAAAGCATGACACAGTACACGGCAAATTCGCTGGTTCTGTTGAAGTTAAGGAAAATGCACTTATTGTAGATGGCAAAGAAATTAAAGTTTTAGCTGAGCGCGATCCAGCACAACTTGGCTGGGGAGACCTTGGTGTAGAAGTAGTTGTTGAATCAACTGGACGTTTCACAAAGCGTGCAGACGCTGCTAAACACTTAGAAGCTGGCGCTAAAAAAGTAATCATTTCTGCTCCTGCTTCTGATGAGGATATCACTGTAGTTCTTGGTGTAAACGAAGACAAGTACGATGCAGCTAGCCACGATGTTATCTCTAACGCATCTTGTACAACGAACTGTCTTGCACCATTTGCAAAAGTTCTTCACGAAAAATTCGGCGTGAAGCGCGGTATGATGACAACTGTTCACTCATACACAAACGATCAGCAAATTCTTGATCTTCCACATAAAGATCTTCGTCGTGCTCGTGCGGCAGCTGAGAACATCATTCCAACTTCAACGGGTGCTGCTAAAGCAGTTTCTCTAGTGCTTCCTGAACTTAAAGGTAAGCTTAACGGTATGGCTATGCGTGTTCCAACTCCAAACGTATCTCTAGTTGACTTAGTTGTTGAACTTGACAAAGAAGTAACTGTTGACGAAGTAAACGCAGCACTTAAAGCTGAAGCTGAAGGCAACCTTAAAGGAATCCTTGGCTACTCTGAAGAGCCGCTTGTATCTACTGACTACAATGGCGACACTCACTCTTCTACAATCGATGCTCTTTCTACGATGGTTATGGAAGGAAACATGGTTAAAGTGGTATCTTGGTACGATAACGAAACTGGATACTCTAGCCGCGTTGTAGATTTAATTGACTATATCGCTAAAAAAGGACTTTAA
- a CDS encoding phosphoglycerate kinase, whose product MNKKSVRDIDLKGKVVFCRVDFNVPMKDGNITDETRINAALPTIKYLTEQGAKVLLASHLGRPKGQVVEELRLTPVAERLSELLGKEVVKTDEAYGEEVEKAVANLEEGGVILLENVRFYPGEEKNDPELAQKFAAHADVYVNDAFGAAHRAHASTEGIAKHLPAVSGLLMEKELEVLGKALSNPDRPFTAIIGGAKVKDKIDVIDNLLDKVDNLIIGGGLGYTFIKALGHDVGKSLLEEDKIETARGFMEKAKEKGVNFLIAEDVLVADDFSNDANTKVVAIDSIPSDWEGLDIGTKTIEKYVKVIKESKLVIWNGPMGVFEIDAFANGTRSVANALAEATDTYSVIGGGDSAAAVEKFGLADKMSHISTGGGASLEFMEGKELPGVVALNDK is encoded by the coding sequence ATGAACAAAAAAAGTGTTCGTGACATCGATCTAAAAGGCAAAGTCGTATTTTGCCGTGTTGATTTTAACGTACCTATGAAAGATGGAAACATCACGGATGAAACGCGTATCAACGCTGCTCTTCCTACCATCAAATACTTAACAGAGCAAGGCGCTAAAGTTCTTTTAGCAAGTCACTTAGGACGTCCAAAAGGACAAGTTGTTGAAGAACTTCGTCTAACTCCAGTAGCAGAACGTTTAAGTGAGCTTCTTGGAAAAGAAGTTGTAAAAACGGATGAAGCTTATGGAGAAGAAGTTGAAAAAGCAGTCGCTAACCTAGAAGAAGGCGGCGTGATCTTACTTGAGAACGTTCGTTTTTACCCAGGTGAAGAGAAGAACGATCCTGAATTAGCACAAAAATTTGCTGCACACGCTGATGTGTATGTAAACGATGCTTTTGGAGCAGCTCACAGAGCACATGCTTCAACAGAAGGAATCGCGAAACATCTTCCTGCCGTTTCTGGTTTGCTGATGGAAAAAGAACTTGAAGTATTAGGAAAAGCTCTATCGAATCCTGATCGTCCTTTCACTGCTATTATCGGTGGTGCAAAAGTTAAGGATAAGATTGACGTAATCGACAATCTATTAGACAAAGTAGACAACCTGATCATCGGCGGTGGTTTAGGGTATACATTCATTAAGGCACTTGGCCATGATGTAGGGAAATCTCTTTTAGAAGAAGATAAGATTGAAACTGCTCGCGGTTTCATGGAAAAAGCGAAAGAAAAAGGCGTGAACTTCCTGATTGCTGAGGATGTTTTAGTAGCCGACGACTTTTCGAACGATGCTAACACGAAAGTAGTAGCGATCGATTCTATCCCATCTGATTGGGAAGGGCTTGATATCGGAACAAAAACGATCGAAAAGTACGTAAAGGTTATTAAAGAATCGAAGCTTGTAATATGGAACGGACCGATGGGTGTATTTGAGATCGACGCATTCGCAAACGGTACTCGTTCAGTAGCAAATGCACTGGCAGAAGCAACTGACACATACAGCGTTATCGGTGGTGGAGATTCTGCTGCAGCGGTTGAGAAGTTTGGTCTTGCTGATAAAATGAGCCACATCTCAACAGGCGGCGGTGCTTCCCTTGAGTTCATGGAAGGCAAAGAGCTTCCAGGCGTAGTAGCTTTAAACGACAAGTAA
- the tpiA gene encoding triose-phosphate isomerase — MRKPIIAGNWKMNKTLTEARSFVEEVKGLVPIAETVDSVICAPALFLDSLADESEGTPLAIGAQNMHFEESGAFTGEISPVMLKDLNVQYVILGHSERRELFGETDELVNQKTHAAFKHGLTPIVCVGETLEQREADKTKDVVKEQTEKGLSGLTDEQMKQTVIAYEPVWAIGTGKTASSEDANEVCAYIRSVVADQFSQDVADAVRIQYGGSVKPDNIKELMGMSDIDGALVGGASLEPKSYLQLLEGVSR; from the coding sequence ATGCGTAAACCTATTATTGCAGGTAACTGGAAAATGAATAAAACATTAACAGAGGCACGCAGTTTTGTAGAAGAAGTGAAAGGTCTTGTACCTATAGCTGAAACTGTTGACTCTGTAATCTGTGCTCCTGCGCTGTTCCTTGACAGCTTAGCAGACGAGTCAGAAGGTACACCACTTGCCATCGGTGCACAAAACATGCACTTTGAAGAGAGCGGTGCGTTCACAGGTGAAATCAGCCCTGTTATGCTAAAAGATCTTAACGTTCAATATGTTATTCTTGGACATTCTGAGCGTCGTGAACTTTTTGGTGAAACAGACGAGCTTGTTAACCAAAAGACACATGCTGCATTCAAGCATGGATTGACTCCAATCGTTTGTGTGGGTGAAACGCTTGAACAGCGTGAAGCAGACAAAACGAAGGATGTTGTTAAAGAGCAGACTGAAAAAGGTCTATCTGGTTTAACAGATGAGCAGATGAAGCAAACGGTTATCGCATACGAGCCAGTTTGGGCGATCGGAACAGGCAAAACAGCTTCTTCTGAAGATGCGAACGAAGTTTGTGCTTACATCCGCAGTGTTGTAGCCGATCAGTTCTCTCAAGATGTTGCAGATGCTGTTCGTATTCAATACGGTGGCAGTGTTAAGCCTGACAATATTAAAGAATTAATGGGTATGTCTGACATTGATGGCGCATTGGTTGGCGGAGCTAGCCTTGAGCCAAAATCTTACCTTCAGCTTCTGGAGGGCGTTAGCCGATGA
- the gpmI gene encoding 2,3-bisphosphoglycerate-independent phosphoglycerate mutase, with product MSKKPVALIILDGFACRNEDKGNAVAQAKKPNFDRYWETYPHAQLTASGEAVGLPEGQMGNSEVGHLNIGAGRTVYQSLTRVNLSIKEGDFYENQTFIDAMDHVKKTGKALHIFGLLSDGGIHSHIEHILSLLELAKKQNVEKVYLHGFLDGRDVPPQSAKGYIQKTVDKMNELGVGEIATLSGRYYSMDRDKRWDRVEKSYRAMVYGEGPDYKDPFEVVEDSYSNGVHDEFVLPSVLKQENGEPVATVQDGDAVIFCNFRPDRAIQISQVFTNEDFRGFDRGEAFPKNLYFVCLTHFSETVDGDVAFKPTNLDNTLGEVLSQQNFKQLRIAETEKYPHVTFFFSGGREAEFPGETRILIDSPKVATYDLKPEMSAYEVTDALVGEIEADKHDAIILNFANPDMVGHSGMLEPTIKAVETVDECLGRVVDAILAKGGAAIITADHGNADEVITMEGNPMTAHTTNPVPVIVTQEGLELRQDGILADLAPTVLTLLGGEQPKEMTGKSLIK from the coding sequence ATGAGTAAAAAACCAGTAGCTTTAATCATCTTAGACGGTTTTGCTTGCCGTAATGAAGACAAAGGTAATGCTGTTGCACAAGCGAAAAAGCCCAACTTTGACCGCTACTGGGAAACGTATCCGCACGCTCAACTAACAGCTAGTGGGGAAGCAGTTGGACTTCCTGAAGGTCAAATGGGTAATTCAGAAGTTGGTCACTTAAACATTGGTGCAGGACGTACTGTCTACCAAAGTTTGACTCGCGTGAATCTATCGATCAAAGAAGGAGATTTTTACGAAAATCAAACGTTCATTGATGCGATGGATCATGTGAAAAAAACCGGCAAAGCACTTCATATCTTTGGATTGCTTTCTGATGGTGGTATTCACAGCCACATCGAACACATTCTTTCACTATTAGAACTAGCTAAAAAGCAGAACGTGGAAAAGGTATATCTGCACGGATTCTTGGACGGGCGTGATGTACCACCGCAATCAGCAAAAGGCTATATTCAAAAAACAGTGGACAAGATGAATGAACTCGGTGTGGGTGAAATCGCAACTCTATCTGGCCGTTACTATTCCATGGACCGTGATAAGCGTTGGGATCGAGTTGAAAAATCGTACCGCGCTATGGTTTATGGTGAAGGACCGGATTACAAAGATCCGTTTGAAGTTGTTGAAGATTCATACAGCAACGGTGTTCATGATGAATTCGTTCTTCCTTCTGTTTTAAAACAAGAGAATGGAGAGCCTGTTGCAACTGTTCAAGATGGAGATGCAGTTATCTTCTGTAACTTCCGTCCTGACCGTGCGATTCAAATTTCACAAGTGTTTACGAACGAAGATTTCCGTGGATTCGACCGCGGAGAAGCGTTCCCTAAAAACTTGTATTTTGTATGTTTAACGCACTTCAGTGAAACAGTTGATGGGGATGTAGCGTTCAAACCTACAAACCTAGACAACACGTTGGGCGAAGTTTTATCACAACAAAACTTTAAACAGCTTCGTATTGCTGAAACTGAAAAATATCCACACGTAACGTTCTTCTTTAGTGGAGGACGTGAAGCAGAGTTTCCTGGTGAAACGCGTATCTTGATCGACTCGCCTAAAGTAGCAACGTATGACTTAAAGCCTGAGATGAGTGCTTATGAAGTTACGGATGCGCTTGTTGGTGAGATTGAAGCAGATAAGCATGATGCGATCATCTTAAACTTTGCCAACCCTGATATGGTAGGTCACTCAGGCATGCTTGAGCCTACGATTAAAGCGGTTGAAACAGTGGATGAGTGCTTAGGAAGAGTGGTCGATGCGATCCTTGCAAAAGGTGGAGCTGCGATCATTACAGCTGACCATGGTAATGCTGATGAAGTAATTACGATGGAAGGCAATCCGATGACAGCTCATACAACAAATCCTGTTCCTGTAATTGTTACACAAGAAGGATTAGAACTGCGTCAAGACGGAATCTTGGCCGACCTTGCACCAACAGTTTTAACCCTTTTAGGTGGAGAACAACCAAAAGAAATGACAGGTAAATCGTTAATCAAATAA
- the eno gene encoding phosphopyruvate hydratase: MSAIIEIYAREVLDSRGNPTVEVEVYTESGAFGRAIVPSGASTGEYEAVELRDGDKERYLGKGVMNAVNNVNENIAPELIGFDVLDQVGIDQTLIELDGTENKGKLGANAILGVSMAVAHAAADFLNVPLYMYLGGFNSKTLPVPMMNILNGGEHADNNVDIQEFMVMPVGAESFPEALRMGTEIFHSLKAVLKEKGLNTAVGDEGGFAPNLGSNEEALQTIMEAIEKAGYKPGEEVRLAMDVAASELFNKEDGKYHLSGEGVVKTSEEMVAFYEDLANKYPIVSIEDGLDENDWDGFKLLTERIGDRVQLVGDDLFVTNTTKLSEGIEKGIGNSILIKVNQIGTLTETFDAIEMAKRAGYTAVISHRSGESEDSTIADIAVATNAGQIKTGAPSRTDRVAKYNQLLRIEDELGNLAVYPGMNAFYNLKK; the protein is encoded by the coding sequence ATGTCAGCTATTATTGAAATTTACGCTCGCGAAGTTCTAGACTCTCGTGGTAACCCAACAGTTGAAGTAGAAGTTTACACAGAATCAGGTGCATTCGGACGCGCGATCGTTCCATCTGGTGCTTCTACTGGTGAATACGAAGCAGTTGAGCTTCGTGATGGTGACAAAGAGCGTTACCTTGGAAAAGGTGTTATGAACGCTGTTAACAACGTAAACGAAAACATCGCTCCAGAACTTATCGGCTTTGACGTACTAGACCAAGTTGGAATCGACCAAACGTTGATCGAGCTTGATGGTACTGAAAACAAAGGTAAACTAGGCGCTAACGCAATCCTTGGTGTTTCTATGGCTGTTGCACACGCTGCTGCTGATTTCTTAAACGTACCTCTTTACATGTACCTTGGAGGATTCAACTCTAAAACTCTTCCAGTTCCAATGATGAACATCTTAAACGGTGGAGAGCATGCGGATAACAACGTAGACATTCAAGAATTCATGGTTATGCCTGTTGGTGCTGAAAGCTTCCCTGAAGCACTTCGCATGGGTACTGAAATCTTCCACAGCTTAAAAGCAGTTCTAAAAGAAAAAGGCTTGAACACAGCTGTAGGTGACGAAGGTGGATTCGCTCCAAACCTTGGTTCAAATGAAGAAGCTCTTCAAACAATAATGGAAGCGATCGAAAAAGCGGGTTACAAGCCAGGTGAAGAAGTTCGCCTTGCAATGGACGTTGCTGCTTCTGAATTGTTCAACAAAGAAGACGGAAAATACCACCTTTCAGGTGAAGGTGTTGTTAAGACTTCTGAAGAGATGGTTGCATTCTACGAAGATCTTGCTAACAAATATCCGATCGTTTCAATCGAAGACGGTCTTGACGAGAACGACTGGGATGGCTTCAAGCTATTAACAGAGCGTATCGGTGACCGCGTACAGCTAGTTGGAGACGACTTGTTCGTAACAAACACAACTAAGCTTTCTGAAGGTATCGAAAAAGGAATTGGTAACTCCATCCTTATCAAAGTTAACCAAATCGGTACGTTGACTGAAACGTTCGACGCGATCGAAATGGCTAAACGTGCTGGTTACACAGCAGTTATCTCTCACCGTTCAGGTGAATCTGAAGACAGCACAATCGCTGACATCGCTGTAGCGACAAACGCTGGACAAATCAAAACAGGTGCTCCTTCTCGTACAGACCGTGTTGCGAAGTACAACCAACTTCTTCGCATCGAAGACGAGCTAGGCAACCTTGCTGTATACCCAGGAATGAACGCATTCTACAACCTTAAAAAATAA
- a CDS encoding putative holin-like toxin: MQEKTSLITYLSLFRYRTTLLLRILRVTRLEGSKMTVFETMSLMISFSMLIVTILHSNNRSR; this comes from the coding sequence ATGCAAGAAAAGACAAGCCTTATTACCTATCTTTCTCTTTTTAGGTATAGGACAACCCTGCTTTTACGAATCTTAAGGGTAACACGATTGGAGGGATCAAAGATGACTGTTTTTGAAACGATGTCGCTCATGATCAGTTTCTCAATGCTCATTGTTACTATCCTTCATTCTAACAATCGCTCTCGATAA
- a CDS encoding FHA domain-containing protein, protein MNDSLYIRIEAGDPYDTGSLMPLKPEGEALVFGRSSQTNETDVSFISPYVSRKHAEIYMQDGVSFIRDLDSKHGTALNNQLLEPHLPKQLQSGDVISLAKGVILLTYLNTQEDQSDLTMEFTSPIQPAESQITSGLHIIPERRQISIDGEPLFLSGKHTDLLVFLYRKKNQAVSSDEIKIQIWPERMVAGSNDIPDVGNDEINALVYRLRKKLGPYGDAIVTVPRYGYMLQIN, encoded by the coding sequence ATGAATGATAGTTTATACATACGCATAGAAGCTGGGGATCCTTATGACACGGGGAGTCTCATGCCATTGAAACCTGAAGGAGAAGCACTAGTCTTCGGTCGTTCTTCTCAAACAAACGAAACAGATGTGTCATTTATAAGCCCTTATGTATCTCGAAAGCATGCTGAGATTTACATGCAAGATGGGGTATCTTTTATTCGAGATCTAGATTCAAAGCACGGAACGGCGCTAAATAATCAGCTGCTCGAGCCACATTTGCCGAAACAGTTACAATCGGGAGATGTAATCAGCCTGGCGAAGGGTGTTATCCTTTTAACCTATCTGAACACTCAAGAAGATCAATCAGATCTTACGATGGAGTTCACCTCACCTATTCAACCTGCAGAGTCACAGATCACGAGCGGGTTGCATATCATTCCGGAACGCCGCCAGATCTCGATTGATGGTGAGCCATTATTTCTGTCAGGAAAACACACAGATCTACTTGTCTTTTTGTATCGCAAAAAGAATCAGGCAGTCAGCAGTGACGAAATAAAGATTCAAATATGGCCGGAGCGAATGGTTGCCGGTTCGAACGACATACCTGACGTTGGAAACGATGAGATCAATGCTCTTGTATACCGACTTAGAAAGAAGCTTGGTCCGTACGGAGATGCAATCGTTACTGTTCCGCGTTATGGATACATGTTGCAGATTAATTAA
- the secG gene encoding preprotein translocase subunit SecG codes for MLTAAKILLILVSVALIVVVVLQSGRSAGLSGAITGGAEQLFGKQKARGIDALLSKLTIILAVLFFILTISVAYFIPMN; via the coding sequence ATGCTAACAGCAGCAAAAATCCTTCTTATTTTAGTATCAGTCGCATTAATCGTTGTCGTTGTTCTTCAATCAGGTCGTTCGGCAGGATTATCAGGTGCGATTACAGGTGGAGCTGAACAACTTTTTGGTAAACAAAAAGCACGTGGAATCGACGCATTGCTAAGTAAGTTAACGATCATTCTTGCAGTGTTGTTCTTCATTCTAACGATTTCAGTAGCATACTTTATTCCGATGAACTAA
- a CDS encoding alpha/beta fold hydrolase, which yields MHGFTGGPYEIEPITEYLEKHTDWLLSVPTYPGHGTELSLRGRTHTEWLQEAESAYLELREKVEQIYIVGFSMGGMIAGYLASKYGCDKLILLNASAYYLNPAQMIKDIANMMVSGLNGQLRDHELYKRYRKKFLDTPFSATREFQKLVRMIKPEFSQVSAPTLIVQGECDGLVPRRSAEYLYKAIAASNKRLCYFKESKHMICHDVEKEELIQEVYQFLTNE from the coding sequence TTGCATGGGTTCACGGGTGGACCTTATGAGATCGAGCCAATTACTGAATATCTTGAAAAGCATACAGACTGGTTATTATCTGTGCCCACTTATCCTGGACACGGAACCGAACTCTCATTAAGAGGTAGAACACATACAGAATGGCTTCAAGAAGCGGAAAGTGCCTATTTGGAGCTTCGAGAAAAGGTTGAACAGATCTATATTGTCGGCTTTTCGATGGGCGGTATGATTGCAGGTTATCTCGCTTCAAAGTATGGGTGTGACAAATTGATACTGTTGAACGCAAGTGCCTACTATCTTAACCCCGCACAGATGATTAAAGATATTGCCAATATGATGGTCTCTGGTCTGAACGGTCAGCTGAGAGATCATGAATTATATAAAAGGTATCGAAAAAAGTTCCTTGATACACCTTTCAGTGCAACGAGAGAGTTTCAGAAGCTTGTAAGAATGATCAAACCTGAATTCTCACAAGTCTCAGCACCGACTCTGATCGTTCAAGGGGAGTGTGATGGCCTTGTTCCGAGAAGAAGTGCTGAATATCTATATAAGGCGATAGCAGCCTCTAACAAACGTCTTTGTTATTTTAAAGAATCAAAGCACATGATCTGTCATGATGTAGAGAAAGAAGAATTAATTCAAGAAGTATATCAATTTCTAACGAATGAATAG
- a CDS encoding carboxylesterase: protein MKIAAPKPFFFEGGKRAVLMLHGFTGSSADVRMMGRFLQKKGYTCHAPQYKGHAVPPEELVHTGPEDWWEDVIGGYNHLKEKGYDEIAVCGLSLGGVFSLKLATEHPVKAVIPMCAPMSIKSEEVMYKGVCAYAEEYKKREQKTAEQIQEEMEEFKKTPMNTLKALQDLIQSVRNSVDLVYAPTFVVQARNDEMINTDSANIIYDEVESETKDLKWYENSSHVITLDKEKEQLHEDVYAFLEDLDWSE, encoded by the coding sequence ATGAAAATCGCAGCACCAAAACCGTTTTTCTTTGAAGGTGGAAAGCGGGCAGTCTTAATGTTACATGGGTTCACAGGCAGTTCAGCCGATGTACGAATGATGGGGAGATTTCTGCAGAAGAAGGGCTATACGTGTCACGCCCCTCAGTATAAAGGACATGCTGTTCCTCCTGAAGAATTAGTACACACAGGACCCGAAGACTGGTGGGAAGATGTGATTGGTGGCTACAATCATCTAAAAGAAAAAGGCTACGACGAGATTGCTGTTTGCGGCCTTTCGTTAGGTGGAGTGTTCTCTTTAAAACTTGCTACCGAACATCCTGTAAAAGCCGTTATTCCGATGTGCGCACCCATGTCTATCAAGAGTGAAGAAGTGATGTATAAAGGGGTTTGTGCGTACGCTGAAGAATATAAAAAGCGTGAACAGAAAACAGCAGAACAGATTCAAGAAGAGATGGAAGAATTCAAAAAAACACCGATGAATACGTTAAAAGCTCTTCAAGACCTTATTCAAAGTGTAAGAAATTCGGTAGATCTCGTATACGCACCTACCTTTGTTGTGCAGGCTAGAAATGATGAAATGATAAACACGGATTCTGCAAATATTATCTATGATGAAGTAGAAAGTGAAACGAAAGATTTAAAGTGGTATGAAAACTCATCACACGTTATTACATTAGACAAGGAAAAAGAACAGCTGCATGAAGATGTTTATGCTTTCTTAGAAGACCTTGATTGGTCAGAATAG
- the rnr gene encoding ribonuclease R: MDKLQILQLMKESEKPMTVTEIEEALQLPDAEAFKKLVLTLNELEDEGSVVRTRTNRYGLPEKMSLIKGRVQGHAKGFAFLIPEDSEQKDVYISQSDMNGAMSGDTVLVRLNQTSSGSRPEGTIIRILERGVTEVVGTFQESRKFGFVVADDKRIPNDIFIPADGVNGAVEGHKVLVKITKYPEGKNSAEGEIIHIIGHKNDPGVDIISVIFKHGLPREFPVEALEQAHNTPDEIDPKDIEGRRDLRKETIVTIDGADAKDLDDAVHVIKLPNGHYKLGVHIADVTHYVTEDSPIDKEAQERGTSVYLVDRVIPMIPHRLSNGICSLNPKVDRLTISCEMEINHDGEVIKHEIFPSVIKTTERMTYTDVRKILQDEDEAVNKKYESLIPFFKLMGELAEVLRKKRFARGAIDFDFSEAKVLVDENSDPQDVVLRERSVAEKLIEEFMLCANETVAQHFHELELPFMYRIHEDPDEGKLERFLEFIGMFGYALKGTASDIHPRSLQQLLETVKGEPEEMVISKIMLRSMKQAKYDHMSLGHYGLATEFYTHFTSPIRRYPDLIVHRLIRTYLFKKDTGPKTVSHWKAELPGIAKHSSAMERRAVDAERETDELKKSQFMLDKIGEEFDGVISSVTNFGLFVELPNTIEGLVHVSYLTDDYYRFDEKFMAMIGERTGNVFRIGDEISIRVANVNVDERAIDFEIVGMKGTPRKRFKDRQKVIDIGDTPKRGRGRRSKNRSSESERSSGPQDSKKGKKKPFYKPVAKKKGKKKKK; encoded by the coding sequence TTGGATAAACTGCAAATACTCCAGCTTATGAAAGAATCGGAAAAACCGATGACAGTTACAGAGATTGAAGAAGCTCTTCAACTTCCTGACGCTGAAGCTTTCAAGAAACTGGTTTTAACACTTAACGAATTAGAAGATGAAGGTTCAGTCGTTCGAACACGCACGAACCGTTATGGATTACCTGAAAAGATGAGCCTGATCAAAGGCCGCGTTCAAGGTCATGCAAAAGGTTTTGCGTTTCTTATCCCTGAGGACTCTGAACAAAAAGATGTGTATATCTCACAATCAGATATGAATGGTGCGATGAGTGGAGACACAGTCCTCGTACGTTTAAACCAAACATCTTCAGGATCACGTCCTGAAGGTACGATCATTCGTATTTTAGAGCGAGGGGTTACAGAGGTTGTCGGAACGTTCCAAGAGAGCCGTAAATTCGGTTTTGTTGTAGCTGATGATAAACGGATCCCGAATGATATCTTTATCCCTGCAGACGGCGTTAACGGAGCTGTAGAAGGACATAAGGTTCTTGTGAAGATCACAAAATATCCTGAAGGCAAAAACAGTGCCGAAGGAGAGATCATTCACATCATCGGTCATAAGAACGATCCAGGGGTAGATATCATCTCTGTTATCTTCAAGCATGGACTGCCAAGAGAGTTTCCTGTTGAAGCGCTCGAGCAAGCTCATAACACACCAGATGAGATCGATCCGAAAGATATTGAAGGACGTCGCGATCTTCGTAAGGAAACCATCGTAACCATTGATGGAGCAGACGCGAAAGACTTGGATGATGCGGTTCATGTGATCAAGCTTCCTAACGGTCATTACAAGCTTGGCGTACATATCGCAGATGTTACGCACTATGTAACCGAAGATTCTCCGATCGATAAAGAAGCGCAAGAGCGCGGTACGAGTGTGTACTTAGTCGATCGTGTTATCCCGATGATCCCACATCGTCTATCGAACGGTATCTGTTCATTGAACCCGAAAGTAGATCGCTTAACGATCTCATGTGAGATGGAGATCAACCACGATGGTGAAGTCATTAAACATGAAATCTTCCCTAGTGTGATCAAAACAACAGAACGAATGACGTATACAGATGTTCGTAAAATATTGCAGGATGAAGACGAAGCAGTTAACAAGAAATACGAGTCACTCATTCCTTTCTTTAAGCTGATGGGAGAGCTTGCTGAAGTTCTTCGTAAAAAACGTTTTGCACGCGGTGCGATTGACTTCGACTTCTCTGAAGCAAAAGTACTAGTAGACGAAAACAGCGATCCACAAGATGTTGTTCTTCGCGAGAGATCAGTCGCAGAAAAACTGATCGAAGAATTCATGCTTTGTGCGAATGAAACTGTAGCTCAGCATTTTCACGAGCTCGAGCTTCCGTTCATGTACCGTATCCATGAAGATCCTGATGAAGGCAAATTAGAGCGTTTCTTAGAGTTCATCGGTATGTTTGGTTATGCGTTAAAAGGGACTGCAAGCGACATTCACCCGAGAAGCCTTCAACAGTTACTAGAAACCGTAAAAGGTGAACCGGAAGAAATGGTGATCTCAAAGATCATGCTTCGTTCCATGAAGCAAGCGAAATATGATCATATGTCACTGGGTCACTACGGATTGGCGACAGAGTTCTATACACATTTCACGTCACCGATTCGTCGTTACCCAGACTTGATCGTACACCGACTCATCCGTACGTACCTGTTTAAAAAAGACACTGGACCAAAAACAGTCAGTCATTGGAAAGCGGAACTTCCAGGTATCGCTAAACATTCATCAGCGATGGAACGCCGAGCTGTTGATGCTGAACGCGAGACAGATGAGCTGAAAAAATCACAGTTCATGCTCGATAAAATTGGAGAAGAGTTTGATGGAGTGATCAGTTCTGTAACGAACTTTGGATTGTTCGTTGAACTTCCAAACACGATTGAAGGACTCGTACATGTTAGCTACTTAACGGACGACTATTACCGATTTGATGAGAAGTTTATGGCGATGATCGGTGAGCGAACAGGTAACGTATTCCGAATCGGAGATGAGATTTCTATCCGAGTTGCAAACGTGAACGTAGATGAACGCGCGATTGATTTCGAAATCGTCGGTATGAAAGGCACACCTCGTAAACGTTTTAAAGATCGCCAAAAAGTCATCGATATTGGAGATACACCAAAACGTGGACGAGGAAGAAGAAGCAAGAACCGCTCAAGTGAATCAGAGCGTTCAAGCGGTCCTCAAGATTCAAAGAAAGGGAAGAAAAAACCTTTCTACAAGCCAGTTGCAAAGAAAAAAGGCAAGAAAAAGAAGAAATAA